From Amaranthus tricolor cultivar Red isolate AtriRed21 chromosome 4, ASM2621246v1, whole genome shotgun sequence:
GAAGGCAGTGAAAAAGTTAGCGTAGATGTTTACATCTGGCTTGTCAAATTGGATGTGTTTGAAACAAGTtgttcatttttgttttttgttttctcctTTTAGTCACAAAGGAAAAATAATGGAGCCAGTTAAGTCAAAAGGAAGATCAAGAAGCCCTCGTCCTAGGTGAGTATCAAAGTTCTCTCTAATTCACTTGCTTTTGTTTGTACTCTTTAGTAGTGCTTGtttctgattttatttttttttttttaagttgtgacgtgtgatttttttttttttctagttctAGACATCGGGATGATTATAGGGACAGAGAGTACAGGAGGAGAAGCCGCAGTCGGAGCAGAGATAGATCTGATAGGTACCGTGGGAGAGACAGAGACTACCATCGTCGAAGCAGGAGCTATAGCAGAAGCCCTAACGACCGCAAAGATGATGGTAAAGGAAGGTATGATGATGAGAGGCGGAGCCGAAGCCGTAGCCGTAGCAGAAGCCGCAGCCGCAGCCGCAGCCGATCACTTGGAAGGTATTATATTTGTTCTGTTTTCGCCGAGCTGAGTTCTGTTAAATCCTTGTAGAGGTTCTGATAATTTTTCCTGTTTATTATGCTAGTGCTTCACCTCGTAGACGCAGTCCCAGTCCCAAGAGAAGCCCGTCACCAAGAGCAAGTCCTAGGGGTGAGAGTCCTGGTGGACGTATTCGTGAGGACCGATCTCCAGCTCCAAGGAGTGCATCACCACGCGTGAAGCCAGCTGACTCGCGTAGTCAATCTCCTCGCAAGTCTGATGTAGATGTGAGTTTTCAGCTATTTCTCTGCTTTCTAAATCAGTTCAAGAATATTTATGGTAGTTGTGACGATACTTTTGTATTTTCAGGAGTAATCAGCTAATTCTTGCAGTACGTGGCTGTTGTTTTGATCAGAATGCATCTGGTTCTTTGCGTGCATTCTGCTGAAGAACTTATGCATGTCCATGTTATTGTTCCGTGCTTGGCTTGAATTAAAGCTTTGGTCGAAAGCTAAAAACTTTCTTTAGTTGAAATCCATGCTCCATTGAACTTTGGTATGGCCCTGTTGTTATTGCCAGTTTGTTGTAGAACTTAAGATTGTTGGATATCCTTTCAGTCTTGAAAATATCTTGTGTTATTTTGCACTATTGTTTTGGTAGTTAGTATTCGTCGTGCCTATTATGATAATTATTTATCCTTTACTGTTCTTTCTTATGTGTTTTTATCATAAGATACGTTACCGGCTTTTCTCTTGTTGACATAAATGATGATTCTGAGTTCTggtctcatttttttattagcCTTGGCTCTAGCGCCCTAGCTTAGAGTGATTTTGGAAGTCTGCTCTTGTCTGTTTTCTTGATATCATGATTTTGTTCTTGGGCTACTCGATCAGTGAAGGTGTTTAGCATTCATTTTCACACTGGATGTTATAAGATTTTTTGACTTTGACCTTAGCATCTTTCCTACTGTATGTATGCCAGGGAAGGTTAGAAAAATACACGATCTTGTTTATTTGGTGTGTTCATAGTCGATACATATCACATTGCATGTCCTCAGTAGCTTTGTTCTGGGAACATCTAGTTGGTAAAAGTTTCCAAGGTCTAAGTATGATCTAATCCTTTTCACTATATCTCAGCATGTATGGTTGCGGCTGTAGCTGAGCACATGAGCTCGTTGCTGTGGCTGTGCGCCTGATTTGTTGCTTGTATTTTTGGTGTCCATGAACTTGGGTAGCTGAACACGGCTGCTTTCTTTGATTACCCGCTCTACGCTACAGTACCTGTGGCTGTGAACCTGAGCTCGTTGCTCTGGCCGCAGTTGAGGGATAGGAATACACTCATTAGACAATTATGCCTGCTAATGCTGCTGTTGGTTCCTGATTTACTGCTTAAATCTTTCTCCTGATTATGAGTAAGTCTTAATGGGTTTTCTGTTGGCTCTGCTTGCAACAATCTACATCAGTTTAAACTTGTTTTGCATTTTTGTTATTGGGTCTGAGCTCTTGACAGTAGTGGTTCGTGTGATCTCGACGTGGCTGTAGATGACAAATGATAGGCAATTCATATGTAGGTCGTGTAATGCTGCAGTTGCTGCTGGTAGCACCAGATTTGTAGGTTATCATTCGCTGCCGATGACTAAATTGCTTCTTTTGACCTGCTTGCTGATTTTTGCTATCTACTTGGGACTTAAATTGTTTGCTGAGAAAATGCTAGTTTACAAGTTTACAAGTTTTTGGTTTGGCTGCTGTGATCGAGCAAAACCACTTCAAATTCTGATCTTTTTGGGAGGTCTGAATCTAAAGCtttcattatatttgttatatattcttTCAAATCATGatttcattgttctttttttcAGTAGCAATTTTTCTATAACACCATGTTTGAATAGCAAATTAGAAAGTAGAAGTgagggaaggggaagggaaggAATGGGTATGGACTAAGCGAAGAGTGTATCatcctttcaaattcatttccTTGATTCCCTTCTATTTCTCTCTTTCCAAATATAATGTAAGATTTTACTTGTTAGTGATGCGTTTTGATGCTGATCATTATGAATCTGCTAATAAACAAGTCATTAAGGGGCTGTTTGGGTAGTGGCTTTTTGCCTGtcttttttggttgactttaccaaacatctccctAAATAGTTGGTTTAGTTGGCTTTTTAAGAAAAACAGCTAATGTTTTCAGCTGTTTGAACAAGCTAACTAAAATAGCCAATACATCAACATTCAATTGTCAAACACCCTTTAAATTTCTTGAAACAAAAACTTAACTTGAGGCGTGATGCTTTGCTTTTTGTCCATGTATTTGCAAGTGGAAAAATCACTGTGAATAATGCAACTTTTCGTTAATTTgtctataataataccaattttagaTTAACCATGAACAACGTGAATTTAGGTGGGTTTTTTCCTATCATAAtactttactttattagctgaTTTAGCAATTGATTTTGTCATATAATTTGcaagttatatatattttggagAGACACTCGGATTGGATAACGGATATTcgattcttaaatttttttaattttttttttttttaaaaataattttacttattttttcacATAAATATTTAATCTCAGTTCgctttatttctttaattaagcTTAGtttttaaacattaaaaaaaagcaTGTTTTTTAACTTAGAATACAAATCATTTTGGAAATATGAATGGATTTTCAAAagcttaaattaattaacaataaatttgTTATACAAGttagttataattgagaattgtACAGTGTAGtaaatttaacaaccaaaacaaaaaattttatggaaaaatatttatatatttaaaaaaataaaataaaataagtagaaAATTGGACATCTGGTTACTCGGTTTTGCTAATACGTTGATGTGGATTTGGTATTTGGTATAGTTTGAATTAGTCGGTTTTCAGAAATCTTTATCCGATTTTTTTAAATAGGATATCAAATATACTGGATCGACTAATTTGGATTGGATATTTTTGAGCACCCTTAATTAAGCTTAATAAGAAATAAGCAAACTGGAGATGATATAAAACTACATCTGGGactctttcaaaaaaaaaaatacatctgGGACATAACTACAATTTCTCCAAATTGTCTTATTCTTAGTCAAATCTTCAAAGAGTTGCAACTCGGTCATGTCATTTCTGACTTTCTCTACCCATATTTTGTTATGCCTACCACATGTTCTCTTTTCATCAGCCGTAACTTATTTTACCCTTATCACACAGATGCGTTGTGACCTTTCTTTGCACATGTACAAACCATTTCAATCTGCTAACATACATATGTAGAGATAAGTGCAACCCCTACCTTCTATCTCTAAACTTAGTTCTTAATCTATCTGTACAAGTGTGTCCTTACATCCACTTTAACATTTGTATTTCTACTACTTCCATCTCGAGCTCATATATTCTTTTGATTTAGTTAGCCAATCTTCGTCCCATACACCAAGCCAGGTTAGACTGCAGCTCGTtataatttaccttttaatcaaGTTTGAAAATTCCTATCACATAACATCCCATTTAGTCACCACTTAAACCATCTAACTAGATTTTAGCGCATTACATCAACAAGCTCCTAAATTACTGGTTCTAAATATTTAAGTTTGGTCATTTGCGTGACAACATCTTTACCAATAATCACTTAAGGTTTTTCACTTGTTCTTTCGACTAAAATTGTATTATAGGTCTCTGTATTGGTTATCCTTCTAAGGATAAGATAAAATTAGACATGTTAATATTTAATCTAATCCAAATTTGACCTaaatttatccaaaaataattagttTGTAATATGGCAAAATTGATCGGTATTTAAAAATTTCTTAACCCAAAAATTGGATTGCAATATTATAACCTAACTGTCTGATTGATATTTTATGTTATATCTCTTAAATTTATTACTCCCTTATATTTATAGGGAATGGGACATTTTCTGTTTGGGCTAATTCACTGaaaatgtcttatttttatttttgttattcttttttatccttttacccttactacaagaacacaataatacataaatagCAATGCACTTTATGAAAAAGAGAGTTTTCCATTCACTTTTAAGTGGTTCTCCATCCGTCATTGATTTTGGTGCAAAACTCGAATGTCTCATTCTCCATTAATAGGAAGGAGTACTATTTAAGTTTCCCacaattttaagttgtaatTTAGTTGTTGGGTAAATTTCCATACTATCTGAATCGACATAGAATTCTCGCCTAATCAATAATTGGAGGAAAAGTACTCCAACTGAAAGTTGCCAGAACAGGTCTTGACTGAAAGCTCAAAAGCCATAACTTGAAGAAAAGGATAAAGCACCATAAAAGATTTACAAGGGTCGGAACCATTTAATACAAAGTAGAGACATATCAGTGACATTACAATGTCTCACCCACAATTATGATATAATAGACATATACAGTGATAGGGAAGGGGAAAGGGTTTCACCTTTTTTTGGAAAAGGTTAACTTAACCTTCAATACACGGTTTTATATGAAATACTAAGAACGTACGTTAATCTAAATAACGGTAACAATAAGAAGGTCAAAACAGACATTCCATGGGACAATAGAAGGGTGATAATTGCAATAAGCTCAAGGTATAAATGGTAACCTTTGACATCAAATATCAGGTATATAATCTTCATCAGTGCAAGTATTTACTCTGTAATACTTATTGTACTTTAAGCAATATTTATTAAGAAGGAATTTGTATTAACTGAAGacaattattttttcattattaatcacATTTATTCTATAAGACAAAGAAGGATTTATTGACATAACTTAGGCATCAGGCCACAAACAAGCCCTAGTGTTGATCCTCCAAAAAAGGTCTCAAGAAAATCATTTCGGACTTCATAACCCTTGTTACTTGTACAGGTAAAGGGTATTAAAGTGATCTTAATGCAAGATTGGTGAAGCAATAAGAACAAACTTTAACACCCAGGTTGATTTATCTTATAAGAAACTTTTGACTAATCTAGACTTAGtcaataattaattattcaatCTAACACAGGAATAGTATGATATACTCGATTCAAATCTTATATAATGTTTACGTCAAATTAAATTGAACTGGCATATTAATTAAACAGATAAAATCATCACTACTACATTCTAGTGCTATTACTCCACATAATTCAACTAAATAGCCAAATGTACCTTTAGCCAAAAAGCATTGGATATTGAGAAATATATATTGGTCTAGTGATTGAGAGCTTTCGCTTTACACTGGTAATAGTAGTTTGATTTTCACGACCTACAAGACAAATGAATTATCATTTGTTGCAATGATTCTCATTCTTTAGTCTAActtgaataaaaaaagaaaattccatGTGTTAACCTTGAACTTTCGGGTTTTTCAAGTggtaaacaaacaatttttttaatccaCGTGGTGACCTTGtccttccaacttttccacatggtagacaAAAGACAAGAATTTTTGTTAACTTTTCGATATTTTTAACCAACGTAAtgtcatttttttcaaaaaacaaacgcCGTGATCACCCTAATTTCACATATTTCAAAATTCGATCGAAATAAgtatataatttaacaaaaattgaatattttatctATAAATAGAAAACTTAAAGATCACCatgagaattttaaaattatttgtaagaAGGCCAACCCTTatactattgaaaaattacaatgatacccaactgcatttcagtggtaccctccaattatatgctaattacaaccgtgacactattaatcAATTTTTCGTTAAGTTGCCGTTAAATCTCGAATGacttaaccatggttaggttcttcttcttcttcctcccttttcctgctctccttccatggcagCTTAGTATGGAATCTAAGAGACGGATACTCCATTCTTCAAACCTTTAAGATGAGCTTCCAGTATTAAACCCCCAATTATCTCACCCAAAAACTTCATAGTTcaagaaaaaattaagaaaaagctTCCAAATTACAAGACGAGACAACTCCAGcataaattgaaaaattcaATAATCTAACTGGGTATATTATAACATCAAGACAATTTGACAACAGGACAATACCAGCATTCTTAACTTTAACAGCAACAATTTGAACTCTGAAATCAACACAATCAATTCTTTATTACAAAAATGTACGAATTGAGagtaaaatcaaacaaaatgcaaCATTGATTCCTAAAACAAACCTTGATGAAACTAATTTCGAACGAGTAAAgagagatgaagaagaagagagagaagatGAGGCTGTTAAGTGGTAATTGGAGACCGCCATCGTTGATTAACAAGAAAAAATGTGGAACTCGAAtcaaaaatgtgaaaaaatacAGATTAAAAGAGAGACAAAGAATTTACCCAAAAATGGCATGAACTAAATTAGGGTTCATGTTTTacaatttcacattttttttgagGAATTAGCAACCCCAATTTACACAACCCCAACCTTAATTgtgataaatattttcttttttatacacAAATGGAGTCTGCGATCAGGTTGAATTTGTAATTGAGGCATTGttctgtttgttttttttttttaattttttttttgggaaatattattattgtggttttaCTGTTTAGTGTTGTTGTTTGAGTGGAATTAGTCCTGAATTGATTGCTGATTATTGGGTGTGTTTCTATATGCAGCAGCATGAAGCTAATTTCCAGAAATTTAATGCCGAGAAAGAGCTTGTACTGGAATTAGGATTACACTGAATTAGAAGGAATTGTGGGGTTTTGTAAGTGTATTTCTAATGCAAAGATTCAAAGACTAATTCCATACTAACCATGGAAGAAGAGCtgccatggaagaagagcagccatgaaagagaaaagggaagaagaagaagaaactaaccatggttaggttttAACGGCAACTTAACGGAAAATTgattaatagtgtcacggtgtaattagcatatacttggggggTACCACTGTAATGCAGTGGGGTacaattgtaatttttcaatagtacaagggtaccattgataataaccctaaaaaaaatttgttccaTATTTACATTGTTTCATCGACATTAAAAACTAAAAGGGTAAAATAGTCATAATGAAACCTCACCCTTCATCAAACAACAAAGCCTAGTAGGAGTATATAGTTTTTAAATGTGTGTTGTGCAATGTGCACCTCGCCACATCCTCATCCTTTCAACAAATCTCTTTCCCTTTGTTGTCCTTTGCCCTACCCGAATCCGAACCCCAGGTTTCAGCAGACGTActccattaacaataacaatgtcgCATTTCGGAAGATCTGGTCCTCCTGACATTAGAGACACCTACTCTCTCCTCGTCCTCAACATCACTTTCCGtatttttctctctttcttccttttttttttttttttgattattttgttgaagtattgattatttttttcaatttataggAACCACAGCGGATGATTTGTACCCATTATTCGATAGGTATGGCAAAGTCGTCGATGTCTTCATCCCTCGTGATCGCAGGTTGGTTTCGGTTTTATCAATTtactcaattttattttttagggttcaaatttatttttagggtttttggttttatttgagTATTTACTTTAtgaatcatttttatttcttttagaaCTGGTGAATCTCGGGGTTTTGCTTTTGTGCGTTATAAATATCAAGATGAAGCTGCTAAAGCTGTCGAAAAGCTTGATGGTTTCATTCTTTCCTTCTTTCTTCGAGTTTCTTATTTCAACTATTAGTTCTGAATTGAATagggtattttttttaatcaccCCCCCCAATTGGGTTTTGTTTTTCAGGAAGAGTTGTTGATGGTAGAGAGATTATGGTTCAATTTGCTAAGTATGGTCCTAATGCTGAGAGAATGTAAGTGATGatgaatattttattagtttataagaatattttgttgattattttttttacttgaatTGCTCTATTTCTATACTATCTGCTGTTTATCTATATCCATAAGTTCAGAATTGGATATACTTGTGTTTATCTATGAATTGATGGAAGTTTGATTGACTGATCTGGAGTTTTGCGTCGATGTAGAATGTTGGTCTATTGGGTTTGGATGAGACTATTGTGATACATTAGCAGTTTTTATGATTCATTGGATGCTCTATGCTCTTATTCTTGCTGGTTTTCTCGCAGACAGGTCGAAATAATTTATTGAGCCACATGCATTTGTTTAATTAATGGGTTTTGTCTGCTTACAGGAAACTAATTGCCTAAGTAGAGCATGTTTTAAAAATATGGGTTGTGTAGTTGTGTCGCTTGCAAAGATTTGGTTCTCGTCTTATCTAAGTGTTTTGCCAACTGTGTTGGAAAAGTTGATTATCTATGCAATTTGTGTTCCTGCATCTTGATTCTTGATGCCATGCTAGTGCATAGTGCTATTGACCTCACCTGAAAAAAACATGAAATGGTTAGATAAGATTAGGTATTAGATGATATTGCGTTTCTTTAACTTGACATATTTTGGGGATATTGGAATGCGTTTTATATTCTTTAGTCTGTATGGCTACCTTGCATAGGAAAATAAGTCTTCGGACTATACATGTGGTGTGATAAGCATTAGCATGGAGAGCAAAAATGACATCTAGTGTGGTGCTAAAGATGCtctttaatctttgttttttcaAAAGTCAAGTCTTTtaagtttgataattaataTGTGTGCCTTGCTGTCCgctttatttggttttctaCAAGCTTCTCGATCACATAATTGTATGAGGTGTGTTTGTTTGTGAAGGCAGTGAAAAAGTTAGCGTAGATGTTTACATCTGGCTTGTCAAATTGGATGTGTTTGAAACAAGTtgttcatttttgttttttgttttctcctTTTAGTCACAAAGGAAAAATAATGGAGCCAGTTAAGTCAAAAGGAAGATCAAGAAGCCCTCGTCCTAGGTGAGTATCAAAGTTCTCTCTAATTCACTTGCTTTTGTTTGTACTCTTTAGTAGTGCTTGtttctgattttatttttttttttttaagttgtgacgtgtgattttttttttttttctagttctAGACATCGGGATGATTATAGGGACAGAGAGTACAGGAGGAGAAGCCGCAGTCGGAGCAGAGATAGATCTGATAGGTACCGTGGGAGAGACAGAGACTACCATCGTCGAAGCAGGAGCTATAGCAGAAGCCCTAACGACCGCAAAGATGATGCTAAAGGAAGGTATGATGATGAGAGGCGGAGCCGAAGCCGTAGCCGTAGCAGAAGCCGCAGCCGCAGCCGCAGCCGATCACTTGGAAGGTATTATATTTGTTCTGTTTTCGCCGAGCTGAGTTCTGTTAAATCCTTGTAGAGGTTCTGATAATTTTTCCTGTTTATTATGCTAGTGCTTCACCTCGTAGACGCAGTCCCAGTCCCAAGAGAAGCCCGTCACCAAGAGCAAGTCCTAGGGGTGAGAGTCCTGGTGGACGTATTCGTGAGGACCGATCTCCAGCTCCAAGGAGTGCATCACCACGCGTGAAGCCAGCTGACTCGCGTAGTCAATCTCCTCGCAAGTCTGATGTAGATGTGAGTTTTCAGCTATTTCTCTGCTTTCTAAATCAGTTCAAGAATATTTATGGTAGTTGTGACGATACTTTTGTATTTTCAGGAGTAATCAGCTAATTCTTGCAGTACGTGGCTGTTTTGATCAGAATGCATCTGGTTCTTTGCGTGCATTCTGCTGAAGAACTTTTGCATGTCCATGTTATTGTTCCGTGCTTGGCTTGAATTAAAACTTTGGTCGAAAGCTAAAAACTTTCTTTAGTTGAAATCCATGCTCCATTGAACTTTGGTATGGCCCTGTTGTTATTGCCAGTTTGTTGTAGAACTTAAGATTGTTGGATATCCTTTCAGTCTTGAAAATATCTTGTGTTATTTTGCACTATTGTTTTGGTAGTTAGTATTCGTCGTGCCTATTATGATAATTATTTATCCTTTACTGTTCTTTCTTATGTGTTTTTATCATAAGATACGTTACCGGCTTTTCTCTTGTTGACATAAATGATGATTCTGAGTTCTggtctcatttttttattagcCTTGGCTCTAGCGCCCTAGCTTAGAGTGATTTTGGAAGTCTGCTCTTGTCTGTTTTCTTGATATCATGATTTTGTTCTTGGGCTACTCGATCAGTGAAGGTGTTTAGCATTCATTTTCACACTGGATGTTATAAGATTTTTTGACTTTGACCTTAGCATCTTTCCTACTGTATGTATGCCAGGGAAGGTTAGAAAAATACACGATCTTGTTTATTTGGTGTGTTCATAGTCGATACATATCACATTGCATGTCCTCAGTAGCTTTGTTCTGGGAACATCTAGTTGCTAAAAGTTTCTAAGGTCTAAGTATGATCTAATCCTTTTCACTATATCTCAGCATGTATGGTTGCGGCTGTAGCTGAGCACATGAGCTCGTTGCTGTGGCTGTGCGCCTGATTTGTTGCTTGTATTTTTGGTGTCCATGAACTTGGGTAGCTGAACATGGCTGCTTTCTTTGATTACCCGCTCTACGCTACAGTACCTGTGGCTGTGAACCTGAGCTCGTTGCTCTGGCCGCAGTTGAGGGATAGGAATACACTCATTAGACAATTATGCCTGCTAATGCTGCTGTTGGTTCCTGATTTACTGCTTAAATCTTTCTCCTGATTATGAGTAAGTCTTAATGGGTTTTCTGTTAGCTCTGCTTGCAACATACTACATCAGTTTAAACTTGTTTTGCATTTTTGTTATTGGGTCTGAGCTCTTGACAGTAGTGGTTCGTGTGATCTCGACGTGGCTGTAGATGACAAATGATAGGCAATTCATATGTAGGTCGTGTAATGCTGCAGTTGCTGCTGGTAGCACCAGATTTGTAGGTTATCATTCGCTGCCGATGACTAAATTCCTTCTTTTGACCTGCTTGCTGGTTTTTGCTATCTACTTGGAACTTAAATTGTTTGCTGACAAAATGCTAGTTTACAAGTTTTTGGTTTGGCTGCTATGATTGACATGCCGAGCAAAACCACTTCGAATTCTGATCTTTTTGGGAGGTCTGAACCTAAAGCtttcattatatttgttatatattcttTCAAATCATGatttcattgttctttttttcAATAGCAATTTTTCTATAACACCATGTTTGAATAGCAAATTAGAAAGTAGAAGTGAAGGAAGGGGAAGGGAAGGAATGGGTATGGACTAAGCGAAGAGTGCATCatcctttcaaattcatttccTTGATTTCCTTTTATTTCTCTCTGTCCAAACATAATGTAAGATTTTATTTGTTAGTGATGCGTTTTGAAGCTGATCATTATGAATCTGCTAATAAACAAGTCATTAGGGGGTGTTTGGGTAGTGGCTTTTTGCCTGGcttttttagtttactttaCCAAATATCTCCGTATACTGTTGGCTTTTTTTTGATAATGTAAAAGCCAAGAAAAACAGCTAATGTTTTCAGCTGTTTGAACAAGCTAACTAAAAAAGCCATTACGTCAACATttaattgccaaacaccctttAAATTTCTTGAAACAAAAACTTAACTTGAGGCGTGATGCTTGCTTTTTGTCCATGTATTTGCAAGTGGATTTTTATTTCGGAAGTACAGTTATTTTATCTTATATAGATAGATAGCTTCTTTTGGTAACCTCTTTTCTCAACCATAACATGAATTGAATTGAAGCTTTAATTGCTTCTTCTAAGTTTCTAAAGTATTGGATTCATGTATAAATTTGGAATTCTAAGTTTCCAAAATTCATGAAATTTTATTGTATTATGTGCATCAAATCTACTTAATTATGAACAAACCAACATATATAAACAAATTTTGATGGATCGACTCTTACTCGAACGTGCAAATTTGTTCTAagggattttaaattttaagtttcgCCGAAGTCCAATATGCTTAAAAAGCATTCTTCATGAATACACGAGGaatcaattttcatttaattttatttccatttatatttatttttataaattaatcaaattaccATTAATTTGATTATCAATCCAATAACTTTCTTCTAATATGAGATGTAGGAAGATAAAAAAGGAAGGAGCATGAGATTTCTTAA
This genomic window contains:
- the LOC130811212 gene encoding serine/arginine-rich splicing factor SC35-like is translated as MCVVQCAPRHILILSTNLFPFVVLCPTRIRTPGFSRRTPLTITMSHFGRSGPPDIRDTYSLLVLNITFRTTADDLYPLFDRYGKVVDVFIPRDRRTGESRGFAFVRYKYQDEAAKAVEKLDGRVVDGREIMVQFAKYGPNAERIHKGKIMEPVKSKGRSRSPRPSSRHRDDYRDREYRRRSRSRSRDRSDRYRGRDRDYHRRSRSYSRSPNDRKDDGKGRYDDERRSRSRSRSRSRSRSRSRSLGSASPRRRSPSPKRSPSPRASPRGESPGGRIREDRSPAPRSASPRVKPADSRSQSPRKSDVDE
- the LOC130811214 gene encoding serine/arginine-rich splicing factor SC35-like gives rise to the protein MCVVQCAPRHILILSTNLFPFVVLCPTRIRTPGFSRRTPLTITMSHFGRSGPPDIRDTYSLLVLNITFRTTADDLYPLFDRYGKVVDVFIPRDRRTGESRGFAFVRYKYQDEAAKAVEKLDGRVVDGREIMVQFAKYGPNAERIHKGKIMEPVKSKGRSRSPRPSSRHRDDYRDREYRRRSRSRSRDRSDRYRGRDRDYHRRSRSYSRSPNDRKDDAKGRYDDERRSRSRSRSRSRSRSRSRSLGSASPRRRSPSPKRSPSPRASPRGESPGGRIREDRSPAPRSASPRVKPADSRSQSPRKSDVDE